The following nucleotide sequence is from Bacteroidota bacterium.
TGCCTGATAATATTGAAGGTGTAAAAATTGGTGATGAAGTATATTTTCATGTAACAAATCTTGAACAAGACTGGGATGTACCGCATGGATTTGCAGTTAAAGGTGCAAATAATGCAGAATTATTAATTATGCCGGGTGAAACACAAACGCTAAAATGGTATCCCGACAGAGTGGGTGTATATCCATTTTATTGCACAGATTTTTGTTCCGCTTTGCATCAGGAAATGCAGGGATATATAAGAGTATCACCGGCAGGTTCCAGTGTGCCAATTATATTCAGTACAGGAAAAACCGGGGAAGCTGTAACACCGGCCGGTAAATAGAAAATAATTTTTATTCACCACTAAATAAAAAGTTATGTATAAGTTAAAATATATTCTCTGCATTACCGCAATAGTTGTATTCTTTTACGGATGCAATGGTAATAAAGAAGATGCAATGGTGGAAGAAGATGACACTACCATGGTTAAAAGCGGAGGACAAGAATCTGTTGTTGACGATGAATCACAAAAAGATGTTGTTAAAGTTGCGGTGAGCTCTCCGGATCACACCACTTTGGTTGCTGCATTAAAACATGTTGAATATGTGGATGATCTTTCCAATGCAGGTCCCTTTACTGTATTTGCACCAACAAATGCAGCTTTTGATAAATTACCAGAAGGAACACTTGATGATCTATTAAAAGAAGAAAATAAAGCTGTATTGAAAAACATTCTGGAATATCATGTTGCTGTTGGCGGATATAAAACCGAATACATGCAGGATGGTCAGAATATTGGAATGGCAAATGGTGATAATATCAAAATAAGTATGTTGGGTGATAGAATTGTGATCAATGAAAAAGTAAATATCATAGCAACAATTCCCGCATCAAATGGAATTATTTATGTTGTGGATGGAGTTTTATTACCACCGGCAAGCAAATAAATCTGACCAATAATAAATAGTTGGACCGGCCTCTTCACCGGTCCAACTTCAAAAATCAGGCAAATGAAAAAAATGTCCACAGCTTCGAGAATCGGAGTATTAATAGCATCGCTATGTTTTCTGGCAACATTTAAATTTCCATTTTG
It contains:
- a CDS encoding fasciclin domain-containing protein yields the protein MYKLKYILCITAIVVFFYGCNGNKEDAMVEEDDTTMVKSGGQESVVDDESQKDVVKVAVSSPDHTTLVAALKHVEYVDDLSNAGPFTVFAPTNAAFDKLPEGTLDDLLKEENKAVLKNILEYHVAVGGYKTEYMQDGQNIGMANGDNIKISMLGDRIVINEKVNIIATIPASNGIIYVVDGVLLPPASK